taataatatcgccacaatcaaccaagatgttgcgtttgtaaatatgaaggaacttcagatttggcaattaaagtttattacaccttgtccattcacatacaaaatttcgcgaagcgctgttgtaaacattctccgtatacaacaaaaatacttcctaacatattttgtgtcgtattcgattgttaaattgcagtcactgtaatactgttttcacacagaaacttaatgatctcatttcaccttttttttcgagatttgattgcatggaggaggaccttcttatctttgaaagtcccagttccaggttattgtccaatGCATAAAATGATTAATTTCTGGATTAATTTTCCAAAGTATGTAAGTAATTTTGGCTCCACTAGTACACAATAGTAATACCaactggccagaaccatgtgtagcagcttgctatttGTACATAATTATCCGTGCTTTGTAAACTGGTATTTAAAATGGCACAGGTTATTTTCAATTTGGTTCGGTTTtttcatggcaccacgccaggttatattcaatttgtccttaatactaggttcaaacacacaccaaattggcaatttatactgtttgggcaatttattacgcaatttgtcatataataaattgtaataataaattgccaatttaaaaaaagttgcgTAATAAATTTTTTCAACCTGCAAAttcaacattgtaaagtgtgtttattgagtatatttaaacgtcacttacgcattgctgaactatatggttggctcatttcatcagctgattttatgtctttcatttcactggagtagggactatcaaaagaagatggcaaaatcaaaatgaaaccaaaacattgaacacattttcttacaacacacaaaaatttcaaagttttatgttttcattccattccattcacctaataccaacacgcacattttgacagtctcaacagagatatgttgttactgtagagatgagccaaccagctatcaaattactattgtgtaagctaaatagagttgtatgaacaccactcaatttaaatcgaaatagcctcaatttatttttctgtttgaacattgTATAAGTTGTTAATTATCCATTAaattattgtaattatttttgtacatgactgtacattaacATATGAGGATATTTTCTATTCCGTTATATGTCCTCGGTGCagttatatgtatgtttgttatttattaaatttacgtTTATGTCCAATTTAATTTGGTAAAGGTCTttaatttgttgatattttttcaaatcttcaaatcacaatagtttcaattttttttgttttcaatttaagttggtatttttttccactttcttttgtttaaattttccaatCTCCAATATCACTTTATGGTTGTATGAttcagtattacatatatatatatatttatgtagaaGTCCCGTTTTTTGTTCCGTTAATCCACAGTGGCGTTATGTATAATCCGGTAATTTGTATTTGTGTATTGAGTTAACTGTATATGTTCCGTTTGTCTTCGGAGAcattatgtattatgtattctaTTCCCACaagggtatgtatgtatatacataaaacgaTAGCTTTATGTATGTTTAATTTTacacattttgtaaatttattcttTCTGTTAAACATTATAGTAATGttagaaattaattttttcggATATTTGCCCGATAGCACTTGTATGTTTTTTGTAACTGAGATGGTATAAAACGAAAGTTTTATACATGTATGGTAACGCATCtttggtggaagcagtaaggaaggcgttcggcatgatgtggtggtgcgcaatggctagtcattgtcggctggggcgggtccttgccaaccctactgttcctgcgccataatcagaaaaaagttcctatcatgcctatcaaaaccaagatctgtcaaattcaaaaaaaaaaaacccacagaagcgcagagaccgactcaaaacacttataaattcaaactaaaacaacatccgatcgaaccggatgtcacggacagaccgttaaacattcaaaaattgaaattcaaattcaaaaaaaaaaaactaaacgcaaaaaaaattaccgaagcGGACATgtccggttactaacgctgaaaatttaaaataagaaaaacaaaaaggccgaatataactaggggcgccgcgggtggtgttgcgacgcccggtgctttgtcccaccctcaaaaaccatggccacggACGCaactaaatttcggtggccccttacctgtagaccctacgtgccttctaaataaatggcgacgtcagcattcccattataaattacacaatttattcacaattcatattaacgtatgtatgcaacACAATTTACACTATGAAAGAGTGTGTAgtgtataaagtgagagaaaaaaaaatgatccaacagttcacactttattgggccgaagtcgaaacgaaatctaatatgaatacttaagtctggctgAGCTTGTTCGGTCGGtcctttctcttacttttgctcgtaatatttcaaattatacaattatttatgtttccttttttttcgataatcgttataaacgctgtGTGTGAGAAaactatgtaattaaatgtacttatgtacagTAAATATACTActtacaaagtaagaatttggttgaattttttgtttatccattcacaaaacatattttaagactatacagtttggatacaaatttcgataattgggctctcttacaaaattattatgtggttgtagtagaacttaattttgagtataacaaaatgtcaatttggtataatggatactaatatgtaatatgtactaagaaaattggttacaaaagaaataaaaatgaaattgcgatagcaatatgtattacgtgcacgtatattactttcgtcttgttgttcgaaagatattgcccgcaatagggattcatatatatatatatatatatatatatatatatatatattgtatctgCATGATataggaaaaaaatttgaaatcctTTTAGCCAATTTGTGCATAAtggacgaatggctgctgtcgcaaaaaattttttctttaaaattatggttgagctccaaaaatggaacgctaaaacttttcaaatgatacagaccgcttttcttatgactaaaaacttatcgagctaatttcaatcattttgaagcaagaaaaaatatcattaaaatgaaaaaaaggaaatgtatgctccttgttgtatagctaacaatttcgattattcaataatacaatttgacaaaaaggtcgacccttgttaaatagttcaaccggactgtataaaactctctaagtaccacttggaagtttctttaactaccctgcaaaaacgctctcgtcattccacgtcatttgactacctattatacagtcataggttatattcctagtcacatttgcatgggcgtgggtaagttttatgaccaaatttttttgtagggtaattatttttaagttgatacatggctggtacttacatggccgccagagtatgtactgtgggcctctgccggcgtggttactggtgatgttgttgttgctggtgaagttgtcgctgttgttggttatggcgcgcggtcttgggcgcgctatGTTGGTGGTttttgcgctctggtccgaggtgatcaagtgaacctggtggcaataaaacttcgtgttgacctttacgatctggatgacttggtgctaactttggcgttcgttgtattacgctgcagtggactgctggccctggaggcggaggtggtgttggacgcttatccaaaggtggtggtgtacgtcgtaaacgtagagaaaggaatttatcttcggataccaagggtttctcatcaacaatttgtttagagccgtccgaatccgaatcggaatcactagaactttcctcactcggtgtgactgtgaaacgccgacctactacttcaactggatattctttacgttgagcttgtgtccacacaacacaaccgttgtaaggtttattaccacccaaaatagacgagtaaaaacgaggtttgtcggaatgaactggtcggtactttgcgctatcgactctttcctagtttctgggcattttcccgtttgttattttggtagttgggtgaaggaatcggtttgcaattcctcgttgcggtcttgtggttcttcacaatactctattgaatatgtgcacagcacggcgagggtgttttgcgatgagttgaTTATAGTCGGGGAAgtgcagttgatgtaagcaatagtgttaatgaagcaggaGCTGTTCTTGACGTCTTTGCTTCtttggtttataaaattttccgattaactgcgcaaaagaaaagccaactcttgctttttcccggccggaaaaacgtgctttctttttgattttctttttctaaatttttccacgTCTTCGTTTTTcttgcggccggaaactcatgctttttttcgctagtgatcgccggtctgtttttttcttcttttcccataatttttatcgcaactttcgccccattactaggtgtgttcgcgcgaacacgctctcaagtggaccgtaaccgtagaccgtagcagcagaccctaacaaTTATAACACTTCCCGTGAGTGgtttatttaatatttgttgaaaatgtagcttttttatttttatttaatatatttgacCCGAAACACGTTTTACTTACGCGTTAAGCTGTGAAATTCCTTGCGGTTTGGATTTGTGCTCAACCATATGTTATAAAGCCCAAATATTCATATGGTTGAGCTGAAAGGAATTTCAGCGAACCGTTCACGACGAGATTGAAAACGCGAATGagtcatttcaccttctaatgaaatcgtaaattttttgctttcacacagaagtaactgctcgattagtatgaaggatgaaatgtcaagcgaataaaatgacagtgctatatgacagacaatcatggcggaacgatacaaggtggcagcatggtgaaatacctacaaacaaaaaaaattccatgtacttgtaaattcaatgggcaaatgtcaaaatcgtactgcgccgatagttgatgtatcaaatgaaataaaaaaggttataatcagctgttcgatgcggccaccttgtatcgttccgccatgcagacaatgccCAGTTAGAACGCTACTTGTTATATAATGCATTAAATTATCCGTAGTACTACAAAAACTATGCGTGAgaaattcaaaaagtttacatcagtttGTTAAGACAGAGTGACAAATCCTCACGTATATTTTTCTATACATGTGAGCAGCCTTCTCTTTTACGTTCACTAAATTCTGGTATTaagctttcatatatttttcACTTTTCAATATGCTATTCATATGCCAGCAACGAATGTCATAAAGCTATGCATTAGCGTTATGGCATAAATaacatattagggggactcatgatagcatataaacttataaggtgtaaaattatatccatttacacatgcggttatatgaacgcacctagtaatactcttgataaacttgattgtttttcagctgtattatttccaaaaaaatttttttgattgttatacaaattaaaaaataccaagattaagtgtaaaatcaaaactaaaacgcctttacttgctgatgttggagatttttgatgaaaatgccgtctataatgtctgcaaggttgcattcctttgagtttaccgcgtttacacaatgaaatgtgcgcgtaaatttatacaaatcgtgtaaatgatttttcatacaaaatttgacagctcctgcgtaaactagataaatttatacgtttacacactttataaggcatttatacggttacatgagtcccctatTATCTAGCTGTTGTATTTATCTGATATTCCTAATGCATATATAATGAAGTAAATAACAAATTATCTAGCTCTTATACTTATCCCATAGTCCTAACGCAtctataacgaaaaaaataacacttaattttttttttacaaaatttgtattaaaatgaatatttaaaaatttggaataCATTATTGGAATACAATTGTGACACAACTAGACCTTTTTGTACAAGCGAACGATTTGATGATATAGCATCAATTTCATCATTAAATAAAACGCTAGGTGCATAAATTGGCGCTTGCTCGAATACATCGCATATACGTTCTTCAGATTCATCCGAGACGCCACCTATTAATTCTGTAGCAGCAACATCTATTAATGGCAAATTTAATTGCTGTTAAGAAAAATGtattgattcaaggttcgattcgagctcaaggccagaacaataatttttttctaattattgttattttttttttttaatttttctaaatttgaaaaattgtattttgtttttggaatagtaagtagaaaatttttcagacaacctgccatagctgcgcagatagatccatttcgaagggtgctaagccttcatcatcagtacgctttaggcatgctgcgctaaccatttagctatacagcggtggtttgtttgactggcaaatttgctacttctattcctttttactaactatttttattcagtgttgcgccatctggtgcaaatcactgatcattctggatttttgtttattgtcaattactttgtttgacattcccaagtgctcatggtttattaacaattgtttttgtttttatcggcctattgataaatgattcaaggttcgattcgagctcaaggccagaacaataatttttttctaattattgttatttttttaatttttctaaatttgaaaaattgtattttgtttttggaatagtaagtagaaaatgtttcagacaacctgccatagctgcgcagatagatccatttcgaagggtgctaagccttcatcatcagtacgctttaggcatgctgcgctaaccatttagctatacagcggtggtttgtttgactggcaaatttgctacttctattcctttttaccaaataacaataattagaaaaaaattattgttctggtcttgagctcgaatcgaaccttgaatcatttatcaataggccgataaaaacaaaaacaattgaaaaatgtattgtattgtcacggatattaccacccctaagttatcccatcactaaggagatgctaaggccatgccaagcagtatttacgttaataatcaaaccaagtatacacatatataaggcagcccagagagatgtcacacacagatgcatttacttatacggctatgtgcgcgcgagaaactgtaaactacaaacattaacatcaataattcaatctttatgtgtttacataaccgaataaataattgcgtctacacatatgtacgtatacgagcagcggagcgacaatgcacaaacacatgcatatatcttatctcagtggtcacaagagagggcaataatttgtgcacgtagttgtggctggcgattttgtagccgaaacaactagtaacttctggaaatcgaagagcctagaagtatgcagcgtaaactataaaagcggtgcaggcgagtaagaagtaattcagtttgatttgagttgatcagcagttacgactaatactaggttcaaacacacaccaaattggcaatttatactatttggacaatttattacgcaatttgtcatataataaattgtaataataaattgccaatttaaaaaaaattgcgtaataaattgtttcaaactgcaaatgcaactttgtaaagtgtgtttattgagtatatttaaacgtcagctacgcacggctgaactatatggttggctcatctcatcagctgattttatgtctttcattttcactggagtagggattgtcaaaagaagatggcaaactcaaaatgaaaccaaaacattgaacacaatttcttacaacacacaaaaatttcaaagttttatgttttcattccatttcattcgcctaataccaacacgcacattttgacagtctgaacaaaggtatgttcttgctgcagagatgagccaaccagctatcaaattactattgtgtaagctaaatcgagttgtatgaacagcactcaattcaaatcgaaatttcctcaatttatttttctgtttgaacatagtataagaagatatctagcgagcaataccatatcagtttggttattaagctattcgttgcacagtttgagtgttattgtgaagcattttaataaaggccatttttccattattcaatattggagttatttattcaacagtttagcgatacgaacctagcaaaaggggcaaataagaggatttgcagcaaattcgttacaattggtgtcagaagaggaattgttggataaattctagaggacaacaaggacatggcaaagttcagtgaattgaggatccagcagctgaagaaggagttggagagccgtggattgaatacaagcggcgttaaacttgaacttcaggcacggctacgagaggcaatggaagcagaaggaattgatgtggaagagtatgtctttcatcttgatggcgaggagacaacgaaaattgaagagaaaaacgaaacatcgcagacggttagcagcacagacttgaacatgatattggctgcaatatctgcacaaacatcgacagtagcatcaatgtcgtcgcaactggcatctcaactggaagcacaagaggcacgtataacagaaatgtcatcacaaatatccaccaacatgtcatcacaactggaagaacagaaaacgtatatgtcatcacagatggaatcccaggagacacgtatctcagaaatgtcgtcgcaaatgtcatctcaactggaagaacagaagacatatatggcatcgcaactggaagaacagaagacatatatgatatctcagttggctcagcagttgaaagcgcaagaggatcgcatatcatcgcagttggagggttttagtgaacgacaagataaaatggaagctgagatggatgctttgaaagatcggattcagcagttacaattaaatcgtccagcagtttcagcgagtaatccaaaggtaaaaacaccatcctttgacggttctgttcctttccaggtctttaagctacagtttgagaagaccgcagcagtgaacaactggaatgtggaagataaagttgccgcactcttcgtagcattgaaagaaccagctgccgaaatcttacagactattccagagtacgaacggaacagttatgacgcattgatggctgctgtagaacggcgatacggaagtgaacacaggaaacagatatttcaaatagaattgcaaaaccgctaccaaaaagctaacgagactttgcaggagtttgcttcggacattgaaagattggctcatcttgcaaatgcggatgcacccgtggaatacacggaaagagtgaagattcagagctttataaatggcatacgggacgtcgaaacgaagcgagccacatacgcgaacccaaagcaaacattttctgaaacggtatcccatgcattgactcaggaaatggcgtcattattgagtaaaccagcatacaaagctcatcgtgtggaagtagaaaggccggagtgggtagatacaattttggaagctctgaagggatcacaacagaaaaatgccggagttatgaaatgtttcaagtgcggtaacccaggtcacattgcacgtcattgcagtagcaattccaatagttccaacaatgtgggtggctgtaaacgcagagctgaaggaaacgatcaaatctccaaatccactcaatcgttaaactaaagcgagtcagccgcaaggggcgacagctggctccctcaattgaatgccccataatctctatctcgcaaattggaagaaggtcaagcaatcttactgtcggaggacatgtggatggaaaagaacgtttactaactgtagatacgggtgcatcccattccattattcgatcagatttagtcaacaagaagataagaccattgcttggagcaagattacgtacagccacgggagaggacacccaggtaattggagaagtagaatgtgaagtagcaattgggaacgtcacggtacttcacaattttatagtggcaggtattgttgatgaaatcataattggagtggacttcttaatcaaccaaggcatcaagatcgatatgcaaagcaagacgatgcgatataagaacatggatgtgccacttaatttcggctacgagagaggctacagcagtaaacgagtgctggtggaagagagtcagcaaataccaccaaaatcagaagcagtcatctgggcaaaggtagatggagattgtgggacaaacaaattgtgggttgtcgaagcagcaaataaatcagcactgaacatacttgtaggaaaaaccctggctatgacaaaacaagatggacgtattccggtaagagtactcaatgagttcaagtcaccattcaatttgaccaaaggagctattttgggaagatgccaagaggccgaagtagttattaactgtgaacagctccaggaatacgtttcatctagtaatactgatctttcaaatgatatcacggcatggacgcttgggctagaggaagcctatcagagtaaggcaaaacaactgctcctaaagtacgcgaacatatttgaccaggatgattctaaaccaggccgcaccaacgttgtgaaacaccaaattgacactggagatgcgaggccgatccgtcaagctccacgtagtgttccactggcgaagcgggaagttgtgagtcaaatcattcaagaaatgagcgacagcggcgtcatcgaaccatcagctagtccatggagctcaccggtagtacttgtaaaaaagaaggatggaaaaat
The Eurosta solidaginis isolate ZX-2024a chromosome 5, ASM4086904v1, whole genome shotgun sequence DNA segment above includes these coding regions:
- the LOC137253501 gene encoding nuclear valosin-containing protein-like; its protein translation is MEKTSKELCELLIHIKAPDIYFALGLMPPRGLLLHGPPGSGKTFLAHAIAGVYIRAIYKDVAATELIGGVSDESEERICDVFEQAPIYAPSVLFNDEIDAISSNRSLVQKGLVVSQLYSNNVFQIFKYSF